From the Streptomyces griseiscabiei genome, one window contains:
- the dnaN gene encoding DNA polymerase III subunit beta, translated as MNLTIDHSTLAAAVALAARALPTRPPVPVLAGLKLTAADGQLNIAGYDYDTSTAASAAADLAEDGSVLVSGRLLSDITRALKHEVRLSTDGTRLVVESGSTRYTLHTLPLEEYPTLPTTPAASGVVSGKEFAAAVSQVARAAGNDDTLPSLTGVQITATGDNITLSATDRYRFAVRSLPWERMTDGPADARALIPAKVLQDIAKHLADDHQITVGLPDTQGTFGLTGEHTHSTVRALEGDLPKYKSLFPTEFSAQASVNTAALADAVKRVALVATGNTPVRLGFEPGTLTIEAGTSDDALAVDRIDTDLDGEPISIAYNPTYLLDGLNAIGADATQFGFVTSTKPSLLRGNGEPEDALRYLLMPVRLG; from the coding sequence ATGAACCTCACCATCGACCACAGCACGCTCGCCGCGGCCGTCGCCCTCGCCGCCCGCGCCCTGCCGACCCGCCCGCCCGTCCCGGTCCTGGCCGGCCTCAAGCTCACCGCCGCCGACGGCCAGCTGAACATCGCGGGCTACGACTACGACACGTCCACCGCCGCCAGCGCCGCCGCCGACCTGGCCGAGGACGGCAGCGTGCTGGTCTCCGGCCGCCTGCTGTCCGACATCACCCGCGCCCTCAAGCACGAGGTACGCCTGTCCACCGACGGCACCCGCCTCGTTGTCGAGTCCGGGTCCACCCGCTACACCCTCCACACCCTGCCGCTGGAGGAGTACCCGACCCTGCCCACCACCCCGGCCGCCTCCGGCGTCGTCTCCGGCAAGGAGTTCGCCGCCGCCGTCTCCCAGGTCGCCCGCGCCGCCGGCAACGACGACACCCTCCCCTCCCTCACCGGCGTCCAGATCACCGCCACCGGCGACAACATCACCCTGTCCGCCACAGACCGCTACCGCTTCGCCGTGCGCTCCCTGCCCTGGGAGCGGATGACGGACGGCCCCGCCGACGCCCGCGCCCTGATCCCGGCCAAGGTCCTCCAGGACATCGCTAAGCACCTCGCCGACGACCACCAGATCACCGTCGGACTCCCCGACACCCAGGGCACCTTCGGCCTCACCGGCGAGCACACCCACAGCACCGTCCGCGCCCTGGAAGGCGACCTGCCCAAGTACAAGAGCCTGTTCCCCACCGAGTTCAGCGCACAGGCGAGCGTGAACACCGCCGCGCTGGCCGACGCCGTCAAGCGCGTCGCCCTGGTCGCCACCGGCAACACCCCGGTCCGGCTCGGCTTCGAGCCCGGCACCCTCACCATCGAGGCCGGCACCAGCGACGACGCCCTCGCCGTCGACCGCATCGACACCGACCTCGACGGCGAGCCGATCAGCATCGCCTACAACCCCACCTACTTGCTGGACGGCCTGAACGCCATCGGCGCCGACGCCACCCAGTTCGGCTTCGTCACGTCCACCAAGCCCTCCCTGCTGCGCGGCAACGGCGAACCCGAGGACGCCCTGCGCTACCTCCTGATGCCTGTCCGCCTCGGCTGA
- a CDS encoding DUF4031 domain-containing protein, translating into MTIYVDETQDYTRIAKARRLRHTHWCHLTADTRDELHAFAKRLGLRRTWFQDHGIRWHYDITPPKRARALQLGAVEIDRHGLADIMAKRRTARRTVLLTRPGHTELRFGPYDSHDQADAIADGLRAQLDDAVHVAGTTITVVPYDYALPHSEPYVTTEPKQLAYGMDAAEADASQEAGFPNLYARLQAQLGYEPARDIWLQAAAAYDWLHHDQLPSRD; encoded by the coding sequence ATGACCATCTACGTCGACGAAACCCAGGACTACACGCGGATCGCCAAGGCCCGCCGCCTGCGGCACACCCACTGGTGCCACCTGACGGCCGACACCCGCGACGAACTGCACGCCTTCGCCAAGCGCCTCGGCCTGCGCCGCACCTGGTTCCAGGACCACGGCATCCGCTGGCACTACGACATCACCCCGCCCAAGCGCGCCCGCGCCCTCCAGCTCGGTGCCGTCGAAATCGACCGGCACGGCCTGGCCGACATCATGGCCAAGCGCCGCACCGCCCGCCGCACCGTGCTGCTGACCCGCCCCGGCCACACCGAGCTGCGGTTCGGCCCGTACGACAGCCACGACCAGGCCGACGCCATCGCCGACGGGCTGCGCGCCCAACTGGACGACGCCGTCCACGTCGCCGGCACCACCATCACCGTCGTGCCGTACGACTACGCACTCCCCCACAGCGAGCCGTACGTCACCACCGAACCCAAGCAGCTCGCCTACGGCATGGACGCCGCCGAAGCCGACGCCAGCCAGGAGGCCGGCTTCCCCAACCTCTACGCCCGCCTGCAGGCCCAGCTCGGCTACGAACCCGCCCGCGACATCTGGCTGCAGGCGGCCGCCGCCTACGACTGGCTCCACCACGACCAACTCCCCTCCCGGGACTGA